CTATTGATAACTTGTTTGCGTGGGCTTGTTTTTAGGCATTCTTTGCAGTAGCACCAGCTCACATGATGTTTACCAGAAAGAAGAATCGAAGGCTTATGGCAGCTAGTAACATAGCCGCTGGGATGGAAGTAGCAAAACAAGTACCTACCAGGAAAGTCTATCAGATTCGCTTAGAGCTAGTCCAAGAATGGAGACAACATGCCGGACTGTTGGAAGAAGAAACCCTGAGGATTTTAAATGTTCATCCTCCTCTGATAGGCTACAGGTACCACTACGAAAGGGAACAAAATGAAGAAGTGGAAGAGGATGAAGCTGAAATGATGGCGCCGCATGAGCAAGCTCTACCATTAGAAGAAAAATTCTGCCTAAATGATATGGTCCTGCTTTCGTTTAGGGGTCCAAATCCAGAAGAGATCCAACAGCAACAGCAAACTTATCGAGAGACTCCACCGGAGCGAGTTGTACAGATCACGACCTGGAACAAGCTCATAAAATACAATCGACCTGCAGGAAGAGtgattaaaatatttgtaaagaaCTGCTTCGGCCAACTTTGCAACAACTTCCACACAGTTCGATATCAAAGGAATGAAGGCATAGCTCACCATCTGCTGTTCACGCTAAATGATGGGTAAGACATGGTCTTATTATAAAGAGATGGCCTATAAAAATACTGCCTTTTTAGAAGCTCATTTTCTCATTGTTTggttttttattgctattttgaAAAAGCCTGctcaaaactgcaaaaaaattttttgcaaaaatattgaaACCTCAAAACCTTattaaggtccggccacacgtaacgaattgttcgttcaatctgaccgaatccacgaatttcacagaattcacagacctattctgccgaatatcatagattcgtctgagctgtgcatgcacaccgaattcgttaacgaaacgcttttaattggctaaccaatttttttagcgagcacggttctagtagctttgacaagtggtatagtccaagacacgttcGACGACCCACAATACAAGTatgaccgcgatatgacttgatacatacgatgcaacggcctatatgcgctattgttggttctctctcgttggttcaccatgacaggaacttctcatcgtgtatccagaattttcttttagatattttagaagtcatgaattatttatttttcaataataataatttctttttatgcagcaaaagctccgtcgcaaaaacagtcgttatctctagcgcatataggcagttgcatcgtatgtatcaagtcatatcgcggtgctacttttattgtgtgtcgtcgtacgtgtcttggactatatcacttgtcaaagctaatagaatcgtgctcgctaaaaaaattggttagccaattaaacgcgtttcggtaacgaattcggtgtgcatgcacagctcagacgaatctatgatattcggcagaataggtctgtgaattctgtgaaattcgtggattcggtcagattgaacgaataattcgttacgtgtggccggacctttaagCTTTTAACAGCAAGTTATTTAGcaatttgctaaaaatattgtataagCACTATGCTCTTACCTTTTTTTGTCGACTGACttcaatttattttctcaactaGCTGTTTTTTTGTTGACAGAGAGCTGAATAATGGTGACTCGGGCAGCATTGTCTACAAAGTGAGGCGTAATAGAGTTCTCTGCCCACTGGGCCTGCTCATAGGAAAATTTGTTGATGGTGTATTTCCTAACACGTACTACAAAGCTGTCATCCTAAGCCAGGCTCTTCAGTATTTTCAGACGCGTTACAACCTCGGAGAACTCACTCTCTATACTATTTCTGCAGCAGAAAGTAATGTCCCTACTACCGACGAATCAGATATTGGGCTTGATGAAGTAGTTAGTTAAAGTGACTCAGTGTATCTGTTTTCCACTATATACATAGAATGGCCTGGCACTAAATCTTAATCCTTGCATTCGCTTCACTGATGCAAAATGTTTATGCTAGGAATTCAAACTTATTTAAAGCTAGTTTTAAATCTAATTTCCATATTGCACATACAACTTGTTCTCGCATAATGGTAGGTTGCGTTCTGAAAATCCTGACACTAAGCTATTTCATCATTAAATGAACCCAATCCATTTCCTTCTAAGCCTCTATTGCATATGAATAGACTACTCTGTATGTGTTTGCCTTTATTGCCATCTTTTGTGCTTCTTTTAAATTAATTCTGAACTTTTAGCAAGTAAATTGAATTTGAACTTTTTTAATCAGCCCATGCTTTATGTCTGTAAACAAGTATGAGGCTACAGAAATTTGCAGTGCAGTGTTgctacatattttaaatattctttGTTTACTATCTTGACATTTCGCTTGCCATTCAACATCTGTATGCTTTACATGTCTTCTTTATAATGCTTCAACTACAGCAGATATTACACAAGCGCCCTATACTGTCTGTCCTCACAAACAATGGCTGGCTTGCTTGTATAATATCTATTGGTTTATTGTTACTTCAAtagtttgagaaatattttggctttttattataatttagtatctttaacaaaaataaattaacattATACGATTAGCCAACTATCAAAAAGTTGTTGTCTGTCAGTCCATTCAGTTTACAGAACTCATGGTTAAAGGTTTAGATTGAGTGATTTCAACAAGAATCCAATTTATCACAATTTAATTCAGTAaactgacactctaacatctGTACTGAACAACCGCCTTTAAAAATTTATGGCTAATTGTACAGCTCTTTGTTCACTTTGCTTTATCTGCaacctacatgtagatgatattTCACCCCTACTCACTAGACTATGAGGGTGCTAGTATATACAATAGAGATACAGAGATACTGCTATACACTGTTTTCTCTCAGTTGTAgccaaaaatagaaaaatgttttaaagctAGTTGAGAGGTTCTTGTTATTCCAATTTAATTTTAGAGTTTGCATCGATTTGACGTTATATGTTAACACTATGAATCCtgatcttgtatatacaagtttctatcaatttaaaaaaacacttAGAATAAtgacttttcaaaaactttttagaACATTTTGAAGCTCTAAACTTTTAAAGTGCAACAAAGAAATCAaaagtaaaattttttttattgcacaCTATCAAAATCAATACTTTTAGATAACagaaaaaatataatgattgcagTACTCCAAGTCTGATAGAGCATGTATATTCCTtatgaaagaaaaagcaaattgTTCCATTGATTTTTTGCTTAAGATTAGaaactttttagttttgttgCAGTGGCTTAGGTCTATGGTAGAGCAGAAATCATTCTACACACAATGCCATAATACAGGCTTTGCGCTGAAAGGGGGTTTATGCTGAACCGTCTTGCTATTGTGGTCACACAAAATAAAACACGAGACACAAAAGTTTGTTGATCTGGGTTTA
Above is a window of Watersipora subatra chromosome 3, tzWatSuba1.1, whole genome shotgun sequence DNA encoding:
- the LOC137390405 gene encoding uncharacterized protein, yielding MVKFVDEISHKDLGRPFMNSFRRKAAAEQIAKKSYEISPKAVEKPSYLLNMDEGFGSELKRGLSNIGSSRLVAIGVAHKYYPNSKQHEDISSTAKKSYEGSQAVKKISPYLRDTDEGAVSKNTETCELQSRKTKVKSLTSPEHEEVISTSEESVDEEEEAIPQKLELAIRELCKSKDIAKYTLLQNPTNMKNIAIVGNTVKQLAEDLEKLENEFPSYSLFVVKKDSRVHTKQFMKVERFGIERDATCELILRAFLPGSDTEAFFAVAPAHMMFTRKKNRRLMAASNIAAGMEVAKQVPTRKVYQIRLELVQEWRQHAGLLEEETLRILNVHPPLIGYRYHYEREQNEEVEEDEAEMMAPHEQALPLEEKFCLNDMVLLSFRGPNPEEIQQQQQTYRETPPERVVQITTWNKLIKYNRPAGRVIKIFVKNCFGQLCNNFHTVRYQRNEGIAHHLLFTLNDGELNNGDSGSIVYKVRRNRVLCPLGLLIGKFVDGVFPNTYYKAVILSQALQYFQTRYNLGELTLYTISAAESNVPTTDESDIGLDEVVS